One genomic segment of Gemmatimonadaceae bacterium includes these proteins:
- a CDS encoding carboxypeptidase-like regulatory domain-containing protein, whose product KGVLDSLDASGEARFKANHDSLLAHVTLHMVVPPFRARVMRVLDEHGSPIRSASLLDDETGEVRATTNFAGEASLGWLRRGRTNIPVQRPGYEPERVTINVTPTDTTTVIVQLRRTP is encoded by the coding sequence TCAAGGGCGTGCTGGACAGCCTCGATGCGTCGGGTGAGGCTCGGTTCAAGGCGAACCACGACTCGCTCCTCGCGCACGTGACGCTCCACATGGTCGTGCCGCCATTTCGCGCACGCGTCATGCGCGTCCTCGACGAGCACGGAAGTCCAATCCGCAGCGCGTCACTTCTCGACGATGAGACGGGCGAAGTGAGGGCGACTACCAACTTCGCCGGCGAGGCGAGCCTCGGCTGGCTTCGGCGAGGCCGAACGAATATCCCCGTGCAACGGCCCGGCTACGAGCCGGAGCGTGTGACGATCAACGTCACACCGACGGACACCACGACGGTAATCGTGCAGCTTCGTCGCACGCCGTAG